A section of the Primulina eburnea isolate SZY01 chromosome 1, ASM2296580v1, whole genome shotgun sequence genome encodes:
- the LOC140825169 gene encoding LOW QUALITY PROTEIN: uncharacterized protein (The sequence of the model RefSeq protein was modified relative to this genomic sequence to represent the inferred CDS: inserted 1 base in 1 codon; deleted 1 base in 1 codon), whose translation MFKFLKGVVGGSGTGLKDLPYNIGEPYSSSWGSWVHCRGTSKDDGTPVSIFSLSGSNVNDGHLAAGRNGVKRLRTVRHPNILSFLHSTEAETFDGSSTKVTIYIVTEPVMPLSEKIKELELEGSQSNEYFAWGLHRIAKAVSFLNNDCKLVHGNVCMASVVVTQTLDWKLHAFDVLSEFDGNNEAATGPMLQYEWLIGSQYKSMELAKSDWAAIRKSPPWAIDSWGLGCLIYELFSGTKLSKTEELRNTSSIPKSLLPDYQRLLSSMPSRRLNSSKLLENGEYFENKLVETIQFMEILNXKDSVEKDNFFRKLPNLAEQLPRQIVLKKLLPLLASSMEFGSAAAPALTALLKLGSWLSTEEYSHKILPTVVKLFASNDRAMRVSLLQHIDQYGEALSAQIVDEQVYPHVANGFSDTSAFLRELTLKSMLVLAPKLSQRTLSGSLLKFLSKLQVDEEPAIRTNTTILLGNIASHLNEGTRKRVLINAFTVRALRDTFSPARGAGVMALSATSSYYDVNEIATRILPNVVVLTIDPDSDVRSKAFQAVEQFLQLVKQYHQKTSTRDTTGSSDAGISSVPGNAGLLGWAMSSLTLKGKPYEQNTLASSDTKNAALTSSISNSSPVMDTANVTSVRVNSHSDLAEFTDHPPPASPTSTDEWGELENGIGEDKDGWDDIEPLEESKPSSALSSIQAAQKRPVSQPKPRVPSSRPKSTLKTSNADDDDDDGDAWGSVAQPAPKSKSKPLNSKSSKVDDDDPWGAIAAPVPKTSSKPLNLKSSGSVDDDLWASIAAPPPTTGPKSLSSGRGRGAKPAAPKLGAQRINRTSSGM comes from the exons ATGTTCAAATTTCTGAAAGGGGTGGTCGGCGGATCCGGCACCGGCCTGAAAGATCTGCCGTACAATATCGGAGAGCCTTACTCCTCTTCCTGGGGATCTTGGGTGCACTGCCGTGGAACCTCCAAG GATGATGGGACTCCTGtttcaatattttctctttCCGGAAGCAATGTGAATGATGGGCATTTAGCTGCTGGTCGTAACGGTGTCAAACGCCTTCGAACT GTCAGGCATCCAAACATTTTGTCATTTCTGCACAGTACTGAAGCAGAAACTTTTGATGGTTCTAGCACAAAGGTCACTATCTATATTGTGACGGAGCCTGTTATGCCCCTGTCGGAAAAGATCAAGGAATTGGAGTTAGAAGGCAGCCAAAG CAATGAATACTTTGCTTGGGGACTTCATCGGATAGCTAAAGCTGTGAGCTTTTTAAATAATGATTGTAAATTG GTTCATGGCAATGTTTGCATGGCTAGTGTTGTCGTCACTCAAACTTTGGACTGGAAGCTCCACGCATTTGATGTTCTATCTGAATTTGACGGGAATAATGAAGCTGCTACTGGTCCAATGCTG CAATATGAATGGCTTATTGGTTCACAATACAAGTCTATGGAGTTGGCGAAATCTGACTGGGCAGCTATAAGAAAATCTCCACCATGGGCTATTGATTCTTGGGGCTTAG GCTGTCTGATTTATGAACTATTCTCGGGCACTAAGTTGAGTAAAACAGAGGAGTTGCGGAATACTTCTAGCATACCTAAG TCTCTACTTCCAGATTATCAGCGTCTTTTGAGTTCTATGCCCTCTCGCAGGTTGAATTCGTCAAAGCTTCTGGAAAATGGTG AATATTTTGAAAACAAGTTGGTGGAGACCATACAGTTTATGGAAATTCTTA TTAAGGACAGTGTAGAAAAGGATAACTTTTTCCGTAAGCTTCCAAATCTTGCCGAACAGCTGCCTCGCCAAATAGTGCTGAAAAAG TTGCTTCCATTACTAGCGTCCTCCATGGAATTTGGTTCAGCTGCTGCACCTGCATTGACTGCATTGTTGAAACTGGGTTCTTGGCTTTCAACAGAAGAATATAGTCATAAG ATATTGCCTACA GTTGTCAAACTTTTTGCATCTAATGATCGGGCTATGCGAGTTAGTCTTCTTCAGCATATCGATCAGTATGGCGAGGCCTTATCTGCTCAAATTGTTGACGAACAA GTTTACCCTCACGTGGCTAATGGATTTTCTGACACATCAGCTTTTCTGAGAGAGTTGACCCTAAAATCTATGCTTGTCTTGGCTCCCAAG CTCTCTCAGCGCACTCTATCAGGATCGTTGCTAAAGTTTCTTTCAAAGCTACAG GTTGATGAAGAACCAGCAATCAGAACAAATACAACTATATTACTCGGAAATATTGCGAGTCACCTGAATGAAGGG ACAAGGAAAAGAGTTCTGATAAATGCATTTACAGTTCGAGCCTTGCGTGATACATTTTCTCCTGCTCGAGGAGCAG GTGTTATGGCTTTATCAGCCACTAGTTCTTATTATGATGTCAATGAGATTGCAACTCGGATTTTACCAAATGTTGTTGTCCTGACCATAGATCCTGACAG TGATGTTCGATCAAAGGCATTCCAGGCTGTTGAACAGTTTTTGCAATTAGTGAAACAATACCATCAGAAG ACAAGCACCAGAGACACCACAGGTTCATCAGATGCAGGAATTTCGTCAGTACCTGGAAATGCTGGTTTACTTGG ATGGGCGATGAGCTCTTTGACTCTTAAAGGCAAACCTTATGAACAGAATACCCTTGCTTCATCGGACACAAAAAATGCAGCTCTTACTTCATCAATTTCCAATTCCAGCCCTG TGATGGATACAGCAAATGTAACATCGGTCCGGGTCAATTCCCATTCTGACTTAGCTGAATTCACGGACCATCCTCCACCCGCATCCCCTACATCGACTGATGAGTGGGGTGAACTCGAAAACGGCATTGGTGAAGACAAAGATGGTTGGGATGATATTGAGCCGTTGGAGGAATCGAAACCATCTTCAGCTCTTTCAAGCATCCAAGCTGCTCAAAAACGTCCAGTCTCACAGCCAAAACCTCGAG TTCCAAGCTCAAGACCGAAGAGCACGTTAAAGACAAGCAACGCTGATGACGACGACGATGATGGTGATGCTTGGGGTTCTGTAGCGCAGCCTGCTCCAAAATCTAAATCAAAACCTCTGAACTCGAAATCCAGCAAAGTTGATGATGATGATCCGTGGGGCGCTATTGCTGCCCCAGTTCCTAAAACATCTTCCAAGCCTTTGAATCTGAAATCTAGTGGATCTGTTGATGATGACCTCTGGGCATCCATTGCAGCTCCTCCACCAACCACTGGGCCGAAGTCTTTGTCATCCGGGCGAGGTAGAGGAGCCAAACCAGCTGCTCCTAAATTGGGTGCTCAGAGGATAAACAGAACCTCATCGGGGATGTAA